One part of the Denticeps clupeoides chromosome 8, fDenClu1.1, whole genome shotgun sequence genome encodes these proteins:
- the golga4 gene encoding golgin subfamily A member 4 isoform X2, whose amino-acid sequence MFKKLKQKINEEQSPQRNALSPQQAQLSSGERRRPDPPLHEDATSPPSDRELLAGMIAEPAFLSEYTIFALDHSKRPKTAQVASASSTIAAAGSPRGSINGDGSASPQRDETQSLTQKLQQRVSSVESLFRASGPVQGLFRSGSRDNLVRSSSRDSLNQLGENEAQAAPSYDPASDIESEAEDSAGSADVLTKEQLLHRLHRVEKSLGNYRAKYSELVTAYRTVQRDKEKTQAILSQSQDKALRRIGELREELQMDQQAKKHLQEEFDAALEEKDQMITVLQTQVALLKKRLPGVPGLAESPEDQAKQADETAETASAPQSPSKENSADAPVPSAEGSVDPARELEALRKRVRRQENLLQKCKETLHTNKERSSQLTSENEALQQQLQERLQELEKMKGMVIAETKRQMHETLEMKEEEIAQLRARIQQAVAQKEELQEQKEKSEKAAFEELERALSSAQRAEEARRQLQTQMEMQVRQVETTSEEERKNLQQELTRVKQEVVNIMKKSSEDKISELEHAHREALAIKEKELNSHINQAVEQCREELAQAAKEKDQQAALALEEAELQKAALLAEAEKKTKDLQLELETARTRILEIESSLTRSTQEESLSSELLAKIEEEKRKYESKLAALEEMQQLMLEQVKVELTEALNQQHCTTVEELKEKHRSDVECIVKEKEQQFHAHMEDMNLKMLEKLDVKQTEMEALSSELSELLNAKQLLEETLTAAEKSSSSDKEQFEVRLQEEQAKYQSDVESIKLQHQQSLVGVEKTLKEELNKLKVVLEEKEKEQEKYVQRETRLKEDTERALEERNVKLKEIEELKQDLLKLQSEKNGLVETSSRLSELSELLARSKSQVQTLEETLQKSQNECIQKGELLEQKLSDLEQVEKEMQKIKNDFSEREMAHTEELRKMQEAERKLRKQLDENSTSEKKAENLKKEMDGRLKAQDMKMERIKQKAKEMQEKFKKRLQENEDKYKSELAKKEEEIQQKDQQVKQKILEMSKENTEGISSALSELEINHKEKLEKICAEKRQEQENLTRTWQEKLSQQEEEMQEKHATVLQEKWQEMEEISQQLEASREENEKVVKDWRDLKEELAIRETTVLKLQAELKEAAVKLESLSQVEVLFKEQVESAEKNLNQALNERNMFQDQLSKAEEESREQLHVLSTKLEDTEKKLNVLEESRCNEGEALQQKLEEKAFELQAKEKEFQKQIHTIHTQLEHYCKVAQERVEGCTEDLCRNVEVRVRNLQERVLCNQKKISELKNIILTKTDRIGTLEERLQHTEEENHALRSSLGQMTLQMTENSEKYKALTAEQENLQKSSKGHSQTLSEKVHLIQQLTEENKSISENVKENVIHISNLESIINDLKTQLARSIADREEAISLLNQQHMADLSEYKQKAESDNGTIESLQARIEDLERQMAEKEELVKDLAASIDNQSISKSEMDQVLSEKERKVSALTSDLESCTRRANELEELLTLQTKECTQLRSDLQQHLSIKESERTELLQQVHKAQEHSSQSGNLVEETKRKVLDLEKEVELAKEVLERQRVEFEQEKAKVLQDKEEALKEAEEKLSTESSGKVAELKKKAEQKIGMIRKQLMAQIDEKERQTKNLQAQLTLVQQNREEKEQQMKGLEEKGRSLEEALSNLREDHEKQLQQARHDEQLERERSLESLRQSYEERISSLQGKESAQENHVAGSTEREEEVVLRLKEVQSQLDEVQQHNGNFQKEITRLKAELVEQTALVQELKNVQHKEAISEETEQVLVEMRVDSLENEPDRKCILKEYEQKLQAMNAKLEEKDSLLEAYKTSSQGDGNLRENQTGSLDELQAKLVQSESERHKLQKDFTRLQKDLRSLRKEHEQELEYLKKETAEESDKKLKLEVEDLEMKHNSIIKQMMREFNTQMALKEKELEAVVRETIEKAQCVEAELLGSHREEASELQKVIAQKEDDLSRTVQRYEQVLQSREEEMGTRVWEVQKELEALQQRSVIGPQGLEELKLQLAEKTTQLSEARLKEQEHRDRIISLEDKIKCGYKNSVVTHLGSSYREATRYGTDAFSEPTEFEYLRKVMYEYMMGRETKTMAKVITSVLKFTPDQAQKILDREDSRMVTWLR is encoded by the exons ATGTTCAAGAAGCTCAAGCAGAAGATAAACGAAGAGCAGTCGCCGCAGCGGAATGCCCTGTCACCACAGCAGGCCCAG CTGAGCTCGGGAGAGCGACGGAGACCCGACCCGCCTCTGCATGAAGACGCCACCTCCCCACCCAGTGACCGAGAG CTGCTGGCCGGGATGATAGCAGAACCTGCTTTTCTCTCTGAGTATACAATCTTTGCTCTGGACCATTCAAAACGACCCAAAACGGCTCAGGTGGCCAGCGCG AGTTCCACCATTGCAGCTGCAGGATCTCCCAGAGGAAGCATAAATGGAGATGGAAGTGCATCCCCTCAG AGAGACGAGACCCAGTCACTGACCCAGAAGCTGCAGCAAAGGGTGTCCTCTGTGGAGTCTCTGTTTCGGGCCTCCGGCCCGGTTCAGGGTCTGTTCCGTTCCGGTTCCCGAGACAACCTCGTGCGCAGCTCATCTCGCGACTCGCTCAATCAGCTTGGAGAGAATGAGGCTCAGGCGGCCCCCTCATACGACCCTGCGTCGGACATCGAGAGCGAGGCCGAGGACTCGGCTGGCAGTGCCGACGTCCTCACCAAGGAGCAGCTTCTCCATCGGCTCCACAGGGTGGAGAAGAGCCTGGGAAACTACAGAGCCAAATACTCAGAG TTGGTCACAGCCTACAGAACTGTGCAGAGAGATAAGGAGAAGACTCAG GCCATTCTCAGTCAAAGTCAAGACAAAGCGCTGCGGAGAATAGGAGAGCTGAGAGAG GAGCTGCAGATGGACCAGCAGGCCAAGAAGCACCTGCAGGAAGAGTTTGATGCTGCCTTGGAGGAGAAGGACCAGATGATCACTGTGCTGCAGACTCAG GTTGCTCTTTTGAAAAAGCGCCTTCCAGGCGTTCCAGGTCTTGCAGAATCTCCTGAAGACCAAGCCAAGCAAGCTGATGAAACCGCAGAGACCGCTTCTGCTCCTCAGAGTCCCTCTAAGGAAAATAGCGCTGATGCTCCAGTCCCCTCAGCAGAGGGCAGTGTGGATCCTGCACGGGAGCTGGAAGCGCTGCGCAAACGCGTGAGGAGGCAGGAGAACCTCCTTCAGAAGTGTAAGGAGACGTTGCACACGAACAAGGAGCGCAGCTCTCAGCTGACCAGCGAGAACGaggctctgcagcagcagcttcaggaGAGACTGCAGGAACTGGAGAAGATGAAG GGCATGGTGATAGCTGAGACGAAGCGTCAGATGCACGAGACACtggagatgaaggaggaggagattGCTCAGCTGCGTGCTCGAATCCAACAGGCCGTCGCTCAGAaagaggagctgcaggagcagaAAGAGAAAAGCGAGAAAGCAG CTTTTGAGGAGCTGGAGCGGGCGCTGAGCTCAGCCCAGCGGGCAGAGGAAGCACGACGTCAACTCCAGACACAGATGGAGATGCAGGTGAGGCAGGTAGAGACGACCagcgaggaggagaggaagaatcTGCAGCAAGAGCTCACCCGGGTCAAACAGGAAGTGGTCAACATCATGAAG AAATCTTCTGAGGACAAGATTTCAGAGTTGGAGCATGCTCACAGGGAGGCTCTGGCCATTAAAGAAAAGGAGCTGAATTCTCACATTAATCAAGCAGTG GAGCAGTGTCGAGAGGAGCTTGCTCAAGCAGCAAAAGAGAAGGACCAACAGGCTGCGCTGGCACTTGAAGAGGCTGAGCTACAGAAAGCAGCATTATTGGCAGAAGCAGAAAAGAAGACCAAGGATCTacagctggagctggagacgGCTAGAACT AGAATACTTGAAATTGAAAGCTCATTAACACGAAGCACTCAGGAAGAAAGCCTGTCAAGTGAGCTGTTGGCAAAGATtgaggaggagaaaagaaaatatgaaagcAAACTTGCAGCTCTTGAAGAGATGCAGCAGTTAATGTTAGAGCAGGTTAAAGTTGAGTTGACCGAAGCACTGAATCAGCAACACTGCACCACTGTAGAAGAACTCAAGGAGAAACATAGATCTGATGTGGAATGCATTGTAAAAGAGAAGGAGCAGCAGTTTCATGCACACATGGAGGATATGAATCTAAAGATGTTGGAGAAACTAGATGTAAAGCAAACTGAGATGGAAGCCCTTTCCTCTGAACTTTCTGAGCTTCTAAATGCAAAGCAGCTCCTTGAGGAGACATTGACAGCCGCTGAGAAGTCAAGCAGTTCTGACAAGGAACAGTTTGAAGTGAGACTCCAGGAAGAGCAGGCAAAGTATCAGTCTGATGTGGAAAGCATCAAGCTTCAACATCAGCAGTCCCTTGTAGGGGTTGAGAAGACGTTGAAGGAAGAGCTCAACAAATTAAAGGTTGTTCTGGAGGAGAAGGAAAAGGAACAAGAGAAATATGTCCAAAGGGAAACCAGGCTGAAAGAAGATACAGAGAGAGCCTTAGAGGAAAGGAATGTGAAACTTAAGGAAATTGAAGAGCTAAAGCAGGACCTACTGAAGCTCCAGTCTGAAAAGAATGGCTTAGTGGAGACCAGTTCTCGGTTAAGTGAGCTTTCCGAACTGCTAGCTCGCTCTAAAAGTCAGGTGCAGACATTAGAGGAGACCTTACAAAAATCTCAAAATGAGTGCATACAGAAAGGGGAATTGCTTGAGCAAAAGCTGTCAGATTTGGAGCAGGTGGAGAAAGAAATGCAGAAGATCAAGAACGACTTCTCTGAGAGAGAGATGGCCCATACTGAGGAGCTTAGGAAAATGCAAGAAGCTGAGAGAAAATTAAGGAAGCAGCTGGATGAAAACAGCACTAGTGAGAAGAAAGCTGAGAACTTGAAGAAAGAAATGGATGGTCGATTGAAAGCTCAAGACATGAAGATggaaagaataaaacagaaagccAAAGAAATGCaggaaaagttcaagaaaaGGCTTCAGGAGAATGAGGACAAATATAAATCAGAATTAGCAAAGAAGGAGGAAGAGATACAACAGAAGGACCAGCAGGTGAAACAGAAAATTCTTGAGATGTCCAAAGAAAATACAGAGGGCATTAGCAGTGCCTTATCAGAGTTAGAGATCAACCATAAAGAGAAACTAGAGAAAATCTGTGCGGAGAAGAGACAAGAACAGGAAAACTTGACACGGACCTGGCAGGAAAAACTGTCCcagcaggaagaggaaatgCAGGAGAAACATGCAACTGTACTGCAGGAAAAGTggcaggagatggaggagatctCCCAGCAACTAGAGGCCAGTAGAGAGGAAAATGAGAAAGTTGTGAAAGATTGGAGAGACCTGAAGGAAGAGCTAGCTATTAGAGAGACGACAGTTCTGAAACTGCAAGCAGAGCTGAAAGAAGCCGCTGTCAAACTCGAGAGTTTGTCCCAGGTAGAGGTTTTGTTCAAGGAGCAAGTAGAATCTGCAGAGAAGAATTTGAACCAGGCTCTCAATGAAAGGAACATGTTCCAGGACCAGCTCAGCAAGGCTGAGGAAGAAAGCAGAGAACAACTTCACGTACTGAGCACCAAGCTTGAAGACACAGAGAAGAAACTGAACGTTCTTGAGGAATCACGGTGTAATGAAGGTGAAGCCCTCCAacagaagctggaggagaaggcATTTGAGCTCCAAGCCAAGGAAAAGGAGTTTCAAAAGCAGATACATACAATTCACACACAGTTAGAGCATTATTGCAAGGTAGCGCAGGAGAGAGTTGAGGGATGCACAGAGGATCTGTGCAGAAACGTTGAAGTTCGAGTGAGGAACCTGCAAGAAAGGGTCTTGtgtaatcagaaaaaaatttcTGAGCTTAAAAACATAATCCTGACCAAGACGGACAGAATTGGCACTTTAGAGGAACGGCTTCAGCATACAGAAGAGGAGAATCATGCCTTAAGGAGCTCGCTCGGACAGATGACCCTTCAAATGACAGAAAATTCAGAAAAGTACAAAGCCTTAACAGCGGAGCAGGAGAACTTGCAGAAAAGCTCCAAGGGTCACTCTCAGACTCTGTCAGAAAAAGTCCATCTCATTCAGCAGCTCACTGAAGAGAACAAAAGCATCTCAgagaatgtaaaagaaaatgttatacATATCAGCAATTTAGAAAGCATCATAAACGACTTGAAGACTCAGTTAGCACGTAGCATAGCTGACCGGGAAGAAGCCATATCATTGCTGAATCAGCAGCACATGGCCGATCTGTCTGAGTATAAACAGAAGGCCGAGTCCGACAATGGCACCATAGAGTCTCTGCAGGCCAGAATAGAGGACCTGGAGAGGCAAATGGCCGAGAAAGAAGAGCTGGTGAAGGATCTCGCGGCCAGCATTGACAATCAGTCCATTAGCAAGTCCGAGATGGATCAGGTCCTTTCAGAGAAGGAGCGAAAGGTCAGCGCTCTGACCTCAGACCTTGAGAGCTGCACACGGAGAGCCAATGAGCTGGAGGAGCTATTGACGCTGCAGACAAAGGAGTGCACGCAGCTGAGGAGTGACTTGCAGCAGCACCTCAGTATCAAGGAAAGCGAGAGGACCGAGCTGCTGCAACAAGTGCACAAAGCTCAGGAGCATTCTTCTCAAAGTGGGAACCTAGTAGAGGAGACCAAGAGGAAGGTTCTGGATCTCGAGAAAGAAGTAGAACTTGCCAAAGAAGTGCTTGAGCGCCAGAGAGTAGAATTTGAGCAGGAAAAGGCAAAGGTCTTACAAGACAAGGAAGAAGCTCTGAAAGAGGCAGAGGAAAAGCTGTCCACGGAAAGCTCAGGGAAAGTAGCAGAGCTGAAGAAGAAAGCAGAGCAGAAAATTGGCATGATCAGGAAACAGCTGATGGCACAGATAGACGAGAAGGAACGACAAACCAAGAACCTGCAAGCACAGCTGACATTGGTTCAGCAGAACCGTGAAGAAAAGGAACAGCAAATGAAAGGTCTAGAGGAGAAGGGTAGGAGCCTGGAAGAGGCATTGAGCAACCTTAGAGAAGACCATGAAAAACAACTTCAGCAAGCGCGCCACGATGAGCAGCTTGAAAGGGAGCGCTCACTGGAGAGCTTGAGGCAAAGCTATGAAGAAAGGATATCTTCTCTCCAAGGGAAAGAATCTGCTCAGGAGAACCATGTGGCAGGaagtacagagagagaggaagaggtggTTTTGAGACTAAAAGAAGTCCAAAGCCAGCTTGATGAGGTACAACAGCACAATGGCAATTTCCAAAAGGAGATCACTCGTCTTAAGGCGGAACTAGTTGAGCAGACTGCATTGGTACAGGAATTGAAGAACGTTCAGCACAAGGAAGCCATTTCAGAGGAAACGGAACAAGTGCTGGTTGAAATGAGGGTTGACTCATTGGAGAATGAGCCTGATAGAAAGTGTATTCTGAAGGAGTACGAACAGAAACTTCAAGCGATGAATGCAAAACTGGAGGAGAAAGATAGCCTCCTTGAAGCCTACAAAACCTCTTCACAGGGAGATGGAAACCTTCGTGAGAATCAGACAGGGAGCTTGGATGAGCTGCAGGCCAAATTGGTGCAGTCAGAGAGCGAGAGGCACAAGCTTCAGAAGGACTTCACCAGGCTTCAGAAGGACCTCCGTTCACTGAGAAAAGAGCACGAGCAAGAGCTAGAATACCTTAAGAAGGAGACTGCCGAGGAGAGTGATAAGAAACTCAA GTTGGAAGTGGAGGACTTGGAAATGAAACACAATTCAATCATTAAGCAAATGATGAGGGAGTTCAACACACAAATGGCCTTAAAAGAGAAGGAGTTGGAAGCAGTGGTGCGAGAGACTATTG AAAAGGCACAGTGTGTGGAGGCCGAGCTCCTTGGCAGCCATCGGGAGGAAGCCAGTGAGCTACAGAAGGTGATTGCCCAGAAAGAAGATGATCTAAGCAGAACCGTTCAGCGGTACGAGCAGGTCCTGCAG AGTCGTGAAGAGGAGATGGGGACACGTGTGTGGGAGGTACAGAAAGAGCTGGAGGCGTTGCAGCAGCGGAGCGTCATTGGCCCTCAG ggtctTGAAGAGCTTAAG CTCCAGCTGGCAGAGAAGACCACACAGCTGAGTGAGGCACGGCTGAAGGAGCAGGAGCACCGTGACAGG